A genomic segment from Sphingomonas astaxanthinifaciens DSM 22298 encodes:
- a CDS encoding enoyl-CoA hydratase/isomerase family protein produces the protein MTSDVLTFTEGSIGRIRLNRPKAIHALTREMCVAMSEALRAWANDTAIEAVLIDHAEGRGFCAGGDVVALARSGGGDGSEAAAFFFDEYRLNHLLFTYPKPTIAIMDGITMGGGVGIAMPCQVRIATEATRLAMPETGIGLFPDVGGGWYLPRLPGRVGQFVALTGARLDGAECRYLGIATHYVPQAALPELVERLKAAPGRAAGAVGAFAETPPPARIEQNLSTIARLFAPDTLEEVIAGLEADESDWAETELGTIRTKSPLSCKVSLRLLKEGAARESFADEMRAEYALACRVVQTHDFLEGVRALLIDKDNKPDWQPAVPEAVLDETLDQLFTDLAPGEEWTPFPEIA, from the coding sequence GTGACCAGCGACGTCCTCACCTTCACCGAAGGCTCGATCGGGCGGATCCGCCTCAACCGGCCCAAGGCGATCCATGCGCTGACCCGCGAGATGTGCGTCGCGATGAGCGAGGCGCTGCGGGCCTGGGCGAACGACACCGCGATCGAGGCGGTGCTGATCGATCATGCCGAGGGGCGTGGCTTCTGCGCCGGCGGCGACGTGGTCGCGCTTGCCCGTTCGGGCGGCGGCGACGGGAGCGAGGCGGCGGCCTTCTTCTTCGACGAATATCGCCTCAATCACCTGCTCTTCACCTACCCCAAGCCGACCATCGCGATCATGGACGGGATCACCATGGGCGGCGGGGTCGGGATCGCCATGCCCTGCCAGGTCCGGATCGCGACCGAGGCGACCCGGCTCGCCATGCCCGAGACCGGGATCGGCCTGTTCCCCGACGTCGGCGGCGGCTGGTACCTGCCGCGCCTGCCCGGGCGGGTCGGCCAATTCGTGGCGCTGACCGGGGCCAGGCTCGACGGGGCCGAGTGCCGCTATCTCGGAATTGCGACGCACTATGTCCCGCAGGCCGCGCTGCCCGAACTGGTCGAGCGGCTGAAGGCGGCGCCGGGCCGGGCCGCGGGCGCGGTCGGCGCCTTTGCCGAGACCCCGCCCCCGGCGCGGATCGAGCAGAATCTCAGCACCATCGCGCGGCTGTTCGCGCCCGACACGCTGGAAGAGGTGATCGCCGGGCTCGAGGCCGACGAAAGCGACTGGGCCGAGACCGAGCTCGGCACGATCCGCACCAAGAGTCCGCTGTCCTGCAAGGTCTCGCTCCGGCTCCTCAAGGAAGGTGCCGCACGCGAGAGCTTCGCCGACGAGATGCGCGCCGAATATGCGCTCGCCTGCCGGGTGGTGCAGACCCATGATTTCCTCGAGGGCGTCCGCGCGCTGCTGATCGACAAGGACAACAAACCCGACTGGCAGCCGGCGGTGCCCGAGGCGGTGCTCGACGAGACGCTCGATCAGCTCTTCACCGACCTTGCCCCCGGCGAGGAATGGACGCCGTTTCCGGAGATTGCATGA
- a CDS encoding enoyl-CoA hydratase, whose translation MSYETILVEQRDAVTLVTLNRPQALNALNSQVLAELIQAFAAYDADDSQHCLVLTGSEKAFAAGADIKEMQAQGFADMYGSNFFAGWERVTDTRKPWIAAVNGFALGGGCEVAMMADFIIAGDKAKFGQPEIKLAVTPGMGGSQRLAHAVGKAKAMEMCLTGRMMGAEEAERAGLVVRVVPAESLVEEALKTAAEIAAMPPLAAIAAKEMVNAAFELPLAQGVKFERRLFHGLFGTQDQKEGMAAFVEKRPGNWSGK comes from the coding sequence ATGAGCTACGAAACGATCCTCGTCGAGCAGCGCGACGCCGTCACGCTCGTCACGCTCAATCGCCCGCAGGCGTTGAATGCGCTCAACAGCCAGGTGCTGGCCGAGCTGATCCAGGCCTTTGCCGCCTATGACGCCGACGACAGCCAGCACTGCCTCGTCCTGACCGGCTCCGAAAAGGCCTTTGCCGCGGGTGCCGACATCAAAGAGATGCAGGCCCAGGGCTTCGCCGACATGTACGGCAGCAATTTCTTCGCCGGCTGGGAGCGGGTCACCGACACCCGCAAGCCGTGGATCGCGGCGGTCAACGGCTTCGCATTGGGCGGCGGCTGCGAAGTGGCGATGATGGCCGACTTCATCATCGCGGGCGACAAGGCCAAGTTCGGCCAGCCCGAGATCAAGCTCGCGGTGACGCCGGGCATGGGCGGCTCGCAGCGGCTGGCGCATGCGGTCGGCAAGGCCAAGGCCATGGAAATGTGCCTGACCGGCCGGATGATGGGCGCCGAGGAAGCCGAGCGCGCGGGCCTCGTGGTGCGCGTGGTGCCGGCGGAGAGCCTGGTCGAGGAGGCGCTCAAGACCGCCGCCGAGATCGCCGCCATGCCGCCGCTCGCCGCCATCGCCGCCAAGGAAATGGTCAATGCCGCCTTCGAGCTTCCGCTCGCGCAGGGAGTGAAGTTCGAGCGGCGGCTGTTCCACGGCCTGTTCGGCACCCAGGACCAAAAGGAAGGCATGGCCGCCTTCGTCGAGAAACGCCCGGGCAACTGGTCGGGCAAGTAG
- a CDS encoding c-type cytochrome, with protein sequence MRKTILLIAAAGLGTAALAAPAMVAVQKQRHQGYEQLGKAMRAAGQAIGQGNAAAVRGPANQIAVLSAKAPTWFPAGSGPEAGKTHAKPEIWQNRADFDAKMANFGAAAKAFQAAAAAGDLGAMKAAHQKLGQTCGSCHNSYRLKDD encoded by the coding sequence ATGCGCAAGACCATCCTGTTGATCGCGGCCGCCGGCCTCGGCACCGCCGCCCTCGCCGCCCCCGCTATGGTCGCGGTCCAGAAGCAGCGCCACCAGGGCTATGAGCAACTGGGCAAGGCGATGCGCGCCGCGGGCCAGGCGATCGGTCAGGGCAATGCCGCCGCCGTCCGTGGTCCGGCCAACCAGATTGCGGTGCTCTCGGCCAAGGCCCCGACCTGGTTCCCGGCGGGCAGCGGCCCCGAGGCGGGCAAGACCCACGCCAAGCCCGAGATCTGGCAGAACCGCGCCGACTTCGACGCCAAGATGGCCAATTTCGGCGCGGCGGCGAAGGCTTTCCAGGCGGCGGCCGCCGCGGGCGACCTCGGCGCGATGAAGGCCGCGCACCAGAAGCTCGGCCAGACCTGCGGGTCCTGCCACAACAGCTACCGCCTCAAGGATGACTGA